A single Methylobacterium sp. 17Sr1-1 DNA region contains:
- a CDS encoding iron ABC transporter permease has product MSGTAQVVALLGARAARLGGPWLALLALVLAAALAFGVGRYPVSLLDVARVLVGRLAGHAPDVAPAVEAVVLQIRGPRIAAAILIGAALSVAGTAFQGLFRNPLVSPDILGASSGAALGAVLGIWLSLGVLAIEGLAFAGGLAAVACVYALGAALSGRDPILVLVLAGIVIGSLLGAGVGLIKYLADPYNQLPAMTFWLLGSLSGAHPSDLLPLAGPVVLGTGLLLALRWRLDVLSLPDEEARSLGLATGALRVAVVAAATLVTAASVATAGIVGWIGLVVPHLARFLVGPGFGRLIPTAALLGAGTLLTIDTLARTLAPVEVPLGILTAFVGTPIFLWLLARAERDWS; this is encoded by the coding sequence ATGAGCGGCACCGCGCAGGTTGTCGCCCTGTTGGGCGCTCGGGCCGCGCGACTCGGCGGGCCCTGGCTCGCGCTCCTCGCCCTGGTGCTCGCCGCCGCCCTCGCCTTCGGGGTCGGTCGCTACCCGGTCTCGCTCCTCGACGTCGCCCGGGTCCTCGTCGGCCGCCTCGCCGGCCACGCGCCGGACGTGGCGCCGGCGGTCGAGGCGGTGGTCCTGCAGATCCGCGGCCCCCGCATCGCCGCCGCGATCCTGATCGGCGCCGCCCTGTCGGTCGCCGGCACCGCCTTCCAGGGCCTGTTTCGCAATCCCCTGGTCTCGCCCGACATCCTCGGCGCCTCGTCCGGGGCGGCTCTTGGTGCCGTCCTCGGCATCTGGCTCTCCCTCGGGGTGCTGGCGATCGAGGGCCTCGCCTTCGCGGGCGGGCTCGCGGCGGTGGCCTGCGTCTACGCGCTCGGCGCCGCCCTGTCGGGGCGCGATCCGATCCTGGTGCTGGTGCTCGCCGGCATCGTCATCGGCTCGCTGCTCGGGGCCGGCGTCGGGCTGATCAAGTATCTCGCCGACCCCTACAACCAGTTGCCCGCGATGACCTTCTGGCTGCTGGGCAGCCTGTCGGGCGCGCACCCCTCCGACCTCCTGCCGCTCGCCGGACCGGTGGTCCTCGGCACCGGGCTCCTGCTCGCCTTGCGCTGGCGCCTCGACGTCCTGTCCCTGCCGGACGAGGAGGCGCGCTCGCTCGGCCTCGCCACTGGGGCGCTGCGCGTCGCGGTGGTGGCGGCCGCGACTCTCGTCACCGCGGCGAGCGTCGCCACGGCCGGCATCGTCGGCTGGATCGGGCTGGTGGTGCCCCACCTCGCCCGCTTCCTCGTCGGCCCCGGCTTCGGTCGGCTGATCCCGACGGCGGCGCTGCTGGGCGCCGGCACGCTGCTCACCATCGACACGCTGGCGCGGACGCTCGCCCCGGTCGAGGTGCCGCTCGGCATCCTCACCGCCTTCGTCGGCACGCCGATCTTCCTGTGGCTGCTCGCCCGGGCGGAGCGCGACTGGTCGTGA
- a CDS encoding ABC transporter ATP-binding protein, producing MTLLQADALAFGYPGREIGRGLSLRVAPGEALALLGPNGGGKTTLLKTLLGLLPPLRGTIRVEGRPLGDLTARERARAMAYVPQAGASAFAFTARAVVLMGRTSRTGLLSAPSRADHAAAESALARMGIAHLAERPVTRLSGGERQLVLVARALAQEPRIVVLDEPTASLDFGNQGRVMAEILRLRADGLGLLFTTHDPNQAARSADRALLLRGGVVLAEGPVAQVLDADALGRLYDAPVEEVRDGLSGARAFLPGG from the coding sequence GTGACCCTGCTTCAAGCCGACGCCCTCGCCTTCGGCTATCCCGGCCGGGAGATCGGGCGCGGCCTCTCGCTGCGGGTCGCCCCCGGCGAGGCCCTGGCGCTGCTCGGACCGAACGGCGGCGGCAAGACCACGCTCCTGAAGACCCTGCTCGGGCTGCTGCCGCCCTTACGCGGCACGATCCGGGTCGAGGGCCGGCCGCTCGGCGACCTGACGGCCCGGGAGCGCGCACGGGCGATGGCCTACGTGCCGCAGGCCGGCGCCAGCGCCTTCGCGTTCACGGCCCGCGCCGTGGTGCTGATGGGGCGCACCAGCCGCACCGGCCTGCTCTCCGCCCCCTCGCGCGCCGACCACGCGGCGGCGGAGAGCGCACTCGCCCGGATGGGCATCGCCCACCTCGCCGAGCGGCCGGTGACGCGGCTCTCGGGCGGGGAGCGCCAATTGGTGCTGGTCGCCCGGGCCCTCGCCCAGGAGCCGCGCATCGTGGTTCTCGACGAGCCGACCGCGAGCCTCGATTTCGGCAACCAGGGCCGGGTGATGGCCGAGATCCTGCGCCTGCGCGCCGACGGGCTCGGGCTCCTCTTCACCACCCACGACCCCAACCAGGCGGCCCGCTCCGCCGACCGGGCGCTCCTCCTGCGCGGCGGCGTGGTCCTGGCCGAGGGGCCGGTGGCGCAGGTACTGGACGCCGACGCCCTCGGCCGGCTCTACGATGCGCCTGTCGAGGAGGTGCGGGATGGGCTGAGCGGCGCGCGGGCCTTCCTGCCGGGCGGCTGA